The Candidatus Peregrinibacteria bacterium genome contains the following window.
ATTTTCGTAATTTGGAGGAGAACTGGCATTTGCTCGACCGATGTTTCGGGAAAAAATAGAGAAAGAATCGGACCCAAAAAAAGGAGACAGAGAAAAGCTGCGATAGCGTAAAAACTATTCAGAACAAAGAAAAAATCTCCAAATGTTTTGGCTCCTTCTTCTTCGGATATTTTTTGCGCACGAACATAGAGCGGAATCAGAATTCCGAGAAGCGCTCCAGTAATAAAAATTGTGAGGAGAGAATCGGGAAGTATGAATGCTTTAAAGTATGAATCGGTGAATGCAGTTATGCCAAATGTTCTTGCAAATATCGCATCTCGAAGCCATCCCAAGAGATAGCTCATGGTGGAAGCAACCGCAAGAATAAATGCCCCAGCCCCAGCACCGAGCGGACCAAAAAGTTTTTGTTTCATTCTGGAAAGAATATTCATTCGTATTTGAAGAAAACTCGTAAAAAAGAGTACGGTTTCCTATTTTGAAACACAAGTTTTCTTGAGAAAATTCAAAAGGATGTTTCTCTATGGTGTCAAAAGTTTCCGTGGCTGAACCACATATTCTTCTCCGTGTTTTTGAATTTCTGCAAATCCGATCATTCTCTGTTTTCGAAAAAGTGAAATTTTTTGACTGTCGAAATTTTTGTTTTTATCTAAAAAAAAGGATTTTCCAAGTCGCACCATTTCTTCTTCTTTTTCTGAAATTTCAAGTGATGGAAATGGGAAAAATTCTGGTTTCAGCTCGAGAATATCGTTTTCTGAAATATCTTCCATGTTTTTCGCTTTTGCCACATCAAAATTCCCAATCTTTGTTCGGCGGAGTTCGTTCGCATACGCTCCCGTCCTAAGCTCAGATCCAATGTCACGTATCAAGCTTCGAATATATGTTCCTGAGCCGCAATGGACTCTGATTTTTGCCCGTGGATATTCAAAATCCAAAACTTCTATCTCGAGAATCTTCACTTTTCTTTTTTTCTTCTCTATTTGCTTTTCAATATTTTCTCCAGCTCTCATTCGATCACATGCTCTTTTTCCTGAGATTTTAAGCGCCGAATAGAGAGGAGGAATCTGATCAATTTCTCCTAAAAAATTGGGAAATACTCCGAGGAGATCTTTTTTTGAAAAATGAATATTTTCCGTCGTATGAGAAAGAACGCCTTCTCGATCATCTGTAGAAGACGTCGCACCAAAAATTATATCGGCAGAGTATTCTTTCTCCGCAAGAATGAGCTCAGAAAGAACTTTTGTTCCTTCTCCCATCGCCAAAACGAGTAATCCGGAGGCAAAAGGATCCAAAGTGCCCGCATGTCCGATTTTCCTTATGTTTAAAGTCCTTCGGACGCTACGAATGACATCAAAACTGGAAATATGAGGCGGTTTATCGATGAGAAGAATTCCCTGCAAGGAACACGATATGTCCATAAAAAACAAAATTTAATCTCTTCAAAAATGGCTTTATTCCATTATCTTTTGGTATTTAAATATTATTTTGAAATATTCCACTACATCAAGAAAGCTCTATTTTTTGACAATACTCATTCTTTTCGATAAGATGACCTGAAACCTTGAGACAGAAGTGGAGGACAAAAATTCAAAATTAACGTCTCTCTTCATCTTCGCCTCTCTTTCGTTTCCTCTCAAAAACATACACTACAAACACACAGAAAAACAGATCAACACACATACCAATACTCCCTGTTCTTTACAATTGCTTGCTTTGTTCTCTTCTCCCTTTCCTAAAGAAAGTGGGGAGAGCCGAGCCTTTCTTCTCCCTGGCCAATCATAATACATATTTAAGAGAGTGCAGGAACAGAGAAGAGGCTCCGCTTTCTTCGCTTTCCGACGTGGATTTCTTCCAAAGACCGGGAAAAAATTCCACCCCCACTATGTCCTGTCTCTTCCATATCTCCTAGAGAAATGCGCATGCGACGCCAAAGGGCAGGTCACGGATAGACCAAAACACATCCAAAGGACAGCAAGAAATTCTCACTCGGTCAGTGAGCTCTTCGAATCCCGGCTCTGGAATCATTAAAAAGATTCCTAAAAGACGCTGGAATATCGAAAAATACCAATACAAAAAAAGTACAAATAATATTTGTGCTTTTTTTGCGCATAAAAATAGATGTATCAAAATATTTTTATCGACACCTTGAAAAAGGAAGACATGATTTCTCACATCTTCCTTTTCGTATATTCCTCATCTCGGAGGAAAAAAGTTATCTTGCAGCGCTTGTCTCGAGTCCAAGTCCTTCAGTAAGACGCTGATTTATCGTCGCGAATTCAGAGCGAACAAGAGGATCATTTGGATGAAATTTCCCCTGAGATCCCTGGAAAACATCGACATCACTCAAGGCATCAATTGCTTGTAACGCCGATGTATTTGCT
Protein-coding sequences here:
- the truB gene encoding tRNA pseudouridine(55) synthase TruB, which produces MDISCSLQGILLIDKPPHISSFDVIRSVRRTLNIRKIGHAGTLDPFASGLLVLAMGEGTKVLSELILAEKEYSADIIFGATSSTDDREGVLSHTTENIHFSKKDLLGVFPNFLGEIDQIPPLYSALKISGKRACDRMRAGENIEKQIEKKKRKVKILEIEVLDFEYPRAKIRVHCGSGTYIRSLIRDIGSELRTGAYANELRRTKIGNFDVAKAKNMEDISENDILELKPEFFPFPSLEISEKEEEMVRLGKSFFLDKNKNFDSQKISLFRKQRMIGFAEIQKHGEEYVVQPRKLLTP